The following are encoded together in the Cololabis saira isolate AMF1-May2022 chromosome 5, fColSai1.1, whole genome shotgun sequence genome:
- the tmem86a gene encoding lysoplasmalogenase-like protein TMEM86A, which translates to MVSPVTVVKSEGPKLVPFFKATCVYFVLWLPTSSPSWFSALIKCLPIFCLWVFLLAHGFSFLGAHANARKILAGLIFSALGDAFLIWQEQGYFIHGILMFAITHILYSSAFGMKPLNVHAGLVITAVSSLSYILLYPYLSGPFTYLVAVYIALIGFMGWRAIAGLQLTNDLWTWTKLSACLGAVLFMVSDLTIAVNKFCFPVPHSRAIIMATYYAAQMLIALSAVECQDAEVTRKRT; encoded by the exons ATGGTTTCTCCGGTCACAGTG GTCAAGAGCGAAGGTCCTAAACTGGTGCCATTCTTCAAGGCAACCTGTGTGTACTTCGTCCTGTGGCTGCCCACCTCAAGCCCATCCTGGTTCAGCGCCTTAATCAAATGCCTGCCCATCTTCTGCCTGTGGGTGTTTTTACTGGCTCATGGCTTCAGCTTCCTTGGTGCTCACGCCAATGCCCGCAAGATCTTGGCTGGTCTCATCTTCTCAGCTCTTGGTGATGCTTTTCTCATCTGGCAAGAGCAAGGATACTTTATCCATG GGATCCTGATGTTTGCCATCACCCACATCCTTTATTCGTCAGCCTTTGGAATGAAGCCCCTAAATGTCCATGCTGGCCTGGTGATCACTGCTGTGTCCTCTTTGAGCTACATCCTGCTCTACCCTTACCTGTCCGGCCCCTTTACCTACCTGGTGGCCGTCTACATCGCTCTGATTGGCTTCATGGGCTGGAGAGCCATCGCAGGCCTGCAGTTGACCAATGATCTGTGGACCTGGACCAAGCTGTCGGCCTGCCTGGGCGCGGTGCTATTCATGGTCTCGGACCTCACTATTGCCGTCAACAAGTTCTGTTTCCCTGTGCCCCATTCGCGAGCCATCATCATGGCCACCTACTACGCTGCCCAGATGCTCATAGCGCTGTCGGCCGTCGAGTGCCAAGACGCGGAGGTGACCCGGAAGAGAACATGA
- the spty2d1 gene encoding protein SPT2 homolog encodes MMDFDNILDIATQNRTGGGVQKRYSLQAGPPKKDPKSKGVNPAAVQALLKKQFHDSKKKESQMRKEKETLLAKRVELKSDRKARAMASRTKDNFKGYNGVPVVEVPKKRGSKQNSQQNDSDDAERFRNNAIDPLDDEDYYEYEQSESETEQEPEQPRPRKTMGVSGSSSSSSSSKSSSKKSCGPPKPAQPTMNFADLLRLAEKKQFEPVELKPKVKKEERLHTADEIREMEMERHAKRPDKSRDLKVEKERDVKSQSSSSSVRKGTVQKEQKHCKPQKNSLEKPSVPSKSGKRPPPTQSGDRGPSSSKSSISNREKDRAHAFHSNGERSKTSMSSTSSATNSKGPSKVSSSQVSAKQSGPRPSSSHKSSTSSDLKSRTESSSLLQKGASGTSGNRYSSAASSSTGQKYHQGSSQQTRPNQGSTLKQGPTVGGHKPSKGELQRAGVNSAVKSSGSSTMRPSSGGPSKPPSQLPGRPGGTPHTKPSSMPQVRPGGRGVQGHPRGGASRPPGAVPNRPSGAGPVPGRPTGSFGSGPGKPKCTVVSETISSKNFGGPRSGVPPRPGMPQRPGMPQRPGMPQRPGMPQGPGMPQRPGPGMPQRPGMPPRPTMNRPPGTMLPPITSAYKRKYEDEEAEYDSEMDDFIDDGGDEQDEISRHIREIFGYDRNRYKDESDYALKFMESSWKDIAKEEARSLRMAVQEDLEEEKREEEEMNRKKPKRQKTN; translated from the exons ATGATGGACTTTGACAATATACTGGACATCGCCACACAGAACCGCACCGGCGGTGGTGTACAG AAGAGATACAGTTTGCAAGCTGGCCCTCCCAAAAAGGACCCGAAGTCAAAGGGAGTAAATCCTGCTGCTGTGCAAGCACTTCTGAAGAAGCAGTTCCATGACTCCAAAAAGAAAG aatcacaaatgagaaaagagaaagagacaCTTTTGGCTAAGAGAGTTGAGTTAAAGTCGGACCGTAAAGCCAGAGCAATGGCTTCCAGAACCAAGGACAATTTCAAAGGCTACAATGGAGTTCCAGTGGTGGAGGTTCCTAAAAAAAGGGGCTCAAAACAAAATTCACAGCAAAATGATTCAGATGATGCTGAAAGATTCAGAAATAACGCAATCGACCCACTGGATGATGAAGATTATTATGAGTATGAGCAGAGCGAATCGGAGACGGAGCAAGAACCAGAGCAGCCGAGACCACGGAAAACCATGGGTGttagtggaagcagcagcagcagtagcagcagcaaatCATCTTCTAAGAAATCTTGTGGACCACCCAAACCTGCCCAACCTACCATGAACTTTGCTGACTTACTCAGATTGGCGGAGAAGAAGCAGTTTGAGCCGGTTGAGCTAAAGCCCAAAGTGAAAAAGGAGGAGAGGCTCCACACAGCCGATGAGATCCGGGAAATGGAGATGGAGCGCCACGCTAAGAGACCTGACAAAAGCAGAGACTTAAAagtagagaaagaaagagatgtcAAGTCTCAGTCTAGCTCTAGTTCTGTAAGAAAAGGGACTGTACAGAAGGAACAGAAGCATTGCAAACCGCAAAAGAACTCTCTAGAAAAGCCAAGTGTGCCTTCAAAATCAGGCAAGAGGCCACCCCCAACACAGTCAGGCGATAGAGGCCCGTCTTCTTCCAAGTCCTCCATTAGCAACAGAGAAAAGGATAGAGCCCATGCATTTCATAGCAATGGAGAAAGATCCAAGACGAGTATGTCAAGTACATCAAGTGCTACGAACAGTAAAGGTCCATCAAAAGTCTCATCATCTCAGGTTTCTGCCAAACAATCGGGCCCCAGGCCCTCGTCGAGCCACAAATCTAGCACCTCAAGTGACCTTAAATCCAGAACTGAAAGCTCGTCGTTACTTCAAAAAGGAGCCTCTGGCACTTCAGGGAACAGGTATTCTAGTGCTGCTTCTTCAAGTACAGGCCAAAAGTATCACCAGGGGAGCTCACAACAGACCAGACCCAATCAGGGTAGCACCTTAAAGCAAGGACCTACGGTTGGAGGCCATAAACCTAGTAAAGGAGAATTACAAAGGGCCGGAGTTAATTCTGCAGTCAAATCAAGTGGTAGTTCAACGATGAGACCTTCGTCAGGCGGTCCTTCCAAGCCACCGAGCCAACTTCCAGGAAGGCCTGGAGGTACACCCCACACAAAACCTAGTAGTATgccccaagtcaggcctggtggaAGAGGCGTACAGGGTCACCCCAGAGGTGGGGCATCCCGGCCTCCTGGAGCTGTGCCAAATAGGCCTAGTGGTGCAGGACCGGTGCCGGGGAGACCAACTGGCAGCTTTGGCTCAGGACCAGGAAAACCCAAGTGCACTGTGGTGTCAGAGACTATATCATCTAAGAATTTTGGTGGGCCCAGATCAGGAGTTCCCCCTCGGCCAGGAATGCCGCAGAGACCGGGAATGCCGCAGAGACCGGGAATGCCGCAGAGACCAGGAATGCCACAGGGACCAGGAATGCCAcagagaccaggaccaggaatgCCACAGAGACCAGGGATGCCACCCAGACCTACAATGAATAGACCACCAG GAACAATGTTACCACCCATCACATCAGCATACAAGAGGAAATATGAGGATGAAGAGGCTGAGTATGATTCTGAAATGGATGATTTTATTGATGATGGAGGTGATGAGCAAGATGAAATTTCAAGGCACATTCGGGAAATCTTTGGTTATGATCGAAACAG ATACAAAGATGAGAGTGACTATGCACTTAAATTCATGGAAAGCAGCTGGAAAGATATTGCTAAAGAAGAAGCCAGGAG TCTGCGAATGGCTGTACAAGAAGATTTGGAGGAGGAGAAacgagaggaagaggagatgaATCGGAAAAAACCCAAGAGGCAGAAAACTAACTGA
- the uevld gene encoding ubiquitin-conjugating enzyme E2 variant 3 isoform X1, protein MELGSDTIQRILSKYKFHDVAVQELEKIHRIYPEMKPSTGTYTYNDNTQKDLLKLTGVIPVRYEGRSYNFPIQMWLLDSFPFTPPICLLKPTSHMVLRDGKHVDAKGRIYLPALHNWDYPKSSVVGLLTEMIVKFEEDPPLSSKTTRDNKDPHELLAFVSNLKISDGGVRHHDQPIKVSVIGGGDLGMACLMSILSKCKVDKLVFIDVAESSTKGGSTDLEIFSLPKVEVSKDLSASAGSRVVVVTANAWSSEQSYVSVVQTNVDLYRGIIPTLAHLSSNAVMLIASQPVDIMTHVAWRQSGLPPTRVIGAGCNLDSERLSHALDINLNTHKHAWVVGELSDNKIAVMSNVGLNSNATPEIAPGSSSTKPLLDRAFEITKNRGQRSWSIGLSIADITNSVLTDKKKIHSISTLAQGWSGIGAEVFLSIPCIMGAGGSTRLAGASLGQEEDSKLRESVNSLSNLMGQLRI, encoded by the exons ATGGAACTGGGGTCAGACACAATCCAGCGGATTCTCTCCAAG TACAAATTTCATGATGTGGCAGTTCAGGAGCTGGAGAAGATCCATCGCATCTACCCTGAGATGAAACCATCCACAGGCACATACA CGTACAATGACAACACGCAAAAAGATCTCCTGAAATTAACTGGCGTTATACCTGTGAGGTATGAAG GTCGCTCCTATAACTTCCCCATTCAGATGTGGCTACTGGACTCCTTCCCCTTCACTCCTCCCATATGCCTTCTGAAACCAACCTCTCACATGGTCTTGAGAGACGGCAAGCATGTTGATGCCAAAGGACGGATCTACCTGCCAGCACTACACAACTGGGATTAT CCCAAGTCATCAGTTGTGGGTCTTCTGACAGAGATGATTGTCAAGTTTGAAGAGGATCCTCCGCTATCTTCGAAGACCACAAGGGATAACAAAGACCCTCATGAGCTTCTGGCATTTGTTTCAAACTTAAAAATCAGTGATG GTGGAGTCAGGCATCATGATCAACCGATCAAAGTTTCAGTTATTGGAGGAGGAGATTTAGGAATGGCATGCCTCATGAGCATTTTATCAAAG TGTAAAGTGGATAAACTTGTTTTCATCGATGTTGCTGAGAGCTCCACCAAGGGCGGCAGTACAGATTTGGAGATTTTCAGTCTGCCAAAGGTTGAGGTGTCCAAAG ATTTATCCGCTTCTGCAGGCTCCAGGGTTGTCGTGGTGACAGCAAATGCATGGAGCAGCGAGCAGTCATACGTAAGCGTTGTTCAGACTAATGTCGACTTGTACAGAGGGATCATCCCAACTCTGGCACATCTCAGCTCCAATGCTGTAATGCTCATAGCATCCCAACCAG TGGATATCATGACGCATGTTGCCTGGAGGCAGAGTGGCCTGCCCCCGACACGGGTGATCGGAGCAGGATGTAACCTGGACTCGGAGCGACTCAGTCACGCTCTGGATATTAacctgaacacacacaaacatgcgtGGGTCGTAGGAGAACTATCAGACAACAAAA TTGCAGTGATGAGTAACGTTGGCCTGAACTCTAATGCAACACCAGAGATCGCTCCGGGATCCAGCTCCACCAAACCCCTGTTAGACAG agcatTTGAGATAACGAAGAATCGAGGTCAGCGCTCGTGGTCCATTGGTCTCTCCATAGCCGACATCACAAACAGCGTCTTGACGGATAAGAAGAAGATACACTCCATCTCCACACTGGCTCAG GGCTGGAGTGGCATAGGCGCAGAGGTCTTCCTCAGCATACCCTGCATTATGGGTGCAGGTGGATCCACACGCTTGGCTGGAGCGTCGCTGGGACAGGAGGAAGACTCCAAACTCAGAGAGAGTGTCAATTCCCTTTCTAACCTCATGGGTCAGCTCCGGATATGA
- the uevld gene encoding ubiquitin-conjugating enzyme E2 variant 3 isoform X2, whose amino-acid sequence MWLLDSFPFTPPICLLKPTSHMVLRDGKHVDAKGRIYLPALHNWDYPKSSVVGLLTEMIVKFEEDPPLSSKTTRDNKDPHELLAFVSNLKISDGGVRHHDQPIKVSVIGGGDLGMACLMSILSKCKVDKLVFIDVAESSTKGGSTDLEIFSLPKVEVSKDLSASAGSRVVVVTANAWSSEQSYVSVVQTNVDLYRGIIPTLAHLSSNAVMLIASQPVDIMTHVAWRQSGLPPTRVIGAGCNLDSERLSHALDINLNTHKHAWVVGELSDNKIAVMSNVGLNSNATPEIAPGSSSTKPLLDRAFEITKNRGQRSWSIGLSIADITNSVLTDKKKIHSISTLAQGWSGIGAEVFLSIPCIMGAGGSTRLAGASLGQEEDSKLRESVNSLSNLMGQLRI is encoded by the exons ATGTGGCTACTGGACTCCTTCCCCTTCACTCCTCCCATATGCCTTCTGAAACCAACCTCTCACATGGTCTTGAGAGACGGCAAGCATGTTGATGCCAAAGGACGGATCTACCTGCCAGCACTACACAACTGGGATTAT CCCAAGTCATCAGTTGTGGGTCTTCTGACAGAGATGATTGTCAAGTTTGAAGAGGATCCTCCGCTATCTTCGAAGACCACAAGGGATAACAAAGACCCTCATGAGCTTCTGGCATTTGTTTCAAACTTAAAAATCAGTGATG GTGGAGTCAGGCATCATGATCAACCGATCAAAGTTTCAGTTATTGGAGGAGGAGATTTAGGAATGGCATGCCTCATGAGCATTTTATCAAAG TGTAAAGTGGATAAACTTGTTTTCATCGATGTTGCTGAGAGCTCCACCAAGGGCGGCAGTACAGATTTGGAGATTTTCAGTCTGCCAAAGGTTGAGGTGTCCAAAG ATTTATCCGCTTCTGCAGGCTCCAGGGTTGTCGTGGTGACAGCAAATGCATGGAGCAGCGAGCAGTCATACGTAAGCGTTGTTCAGACTAATGTCGACTTGTACAGAGGGATCATCCCAACTCTGGCACATCTCAGCTCCAATGCTGTAATGCTCATAGCATCCCAACCAG TGGATATCATGACGCATGTTGCCTGGAGGCAGAGTGGCCTGCCCCCGACACGGGTGATCGGAGCAGGATGTAACCTGGACTCGGAGCGACTCAGTCACGCTCTGGATATTAacctgaacacacacaaacatgcgtGGGTCGTAGGAGAACTATCAGACAACAAAA TTGCAGTGATGAGTAACGTTGGCCTGAACTCTAATGCAACACCAGAGATCGCTCCGGGATCCAGCTCCACCAAACCCCTGTTAGACAG agcatTTGAGATAACGAAGAATCGAGGTCAGCGCTCGTGGTCCATTGGTCTCTCCATAGCCGACATCACAAACAGCGTCTTGACGGATAAGAAGAAGATACACTCCATCTCCACACTGGCTCAG GGCTGGAGTGGCATAGGCGCAGAGGTCTTCCTCAGCATACCCTGCATTATGGGTGCAGGTGGATCCACACGCTTGGCTGGAGCGTCGCTGGGACAGGAGGAAGACTCCAAACTCAGAGAGAGTGTCAATTCCCTTTCTAACCTCATGGGTCAGCTCCGGATATGA